Genomic DNA from Mesosutterella faecium:
GGCATTGCTCCTACTGTTGCCAGGCGGCTCCCGCAGACAGGTTGTCGTGCGGCAAAACAGACTGGTCGGATCTCAGAGAAAAGCTTCGCTTTTATAACGAGCGTGGCGCCTTCAGAAAGCTTGAGCGCATCAGTTTCTGGGGTGGAGAACCCATGCTTTATTGGGGCGTTGTTAAGGCGCTCTACCAGGTTCTGTGTGACGACGGCGTTTATCCAGAATCCATTTACCGTGTTGCTACAAACGGGGATCTTATAAACGAAGATTATGTGCAGTTCGCCAACAGCACCCCAGGGTGGCTGACAACGGTGAGTTGGCACGACGGTTCTATATCAGAGAGCCAGTGGTCAGTTCTGAGACGTCTTGCTAACTGCTTTATAACGGGTCTGGTCACTAGCCGGTGGAGAGATGAAATTCCTGCCATGAGAGATAAATATGAATCTCTTGGCCTGAGCCTGCCGGTACAGCTATGGCCAGTCCACCTTGTGGGCCAGTGCTCTGAGGATGACAAGCTCACCGCTAAAAGCGTTGATGATGCCCTTGAATACATTCGAATCCTTGTCGCCAACCCTCAGGACCGTTTTTCTGCGTTTCTTCGAAAAAGCATCATTGTCCATGCATCCAGGCGCGGGCGAGAGAGGCCTGATTGTGGGGACGAGTCGGTTCTAACAGTTGATTTACATGGCCGTGAATACCTATGTCAACACAATCCGGTGCCTGAGACATTGAGTTCTCATCGTCTAATGTCCGGAGCTGAAAACGTCAGAACTGGATGCCGCGAATGTGTTGCTTGGGACCATTGCGGAGGCGGATGTTTTCTTACTTCAAATCGAAAAGCAGAGTGCCGATTCTACCGGGGGTACGTTCGGCTAGGGAGATCTTTGAATGAAACTGCGTCTTAATGTTAGGGAGCGAGATGGATCGCGCCACGGGTGGGAATACGACAACGTGACGAACGAGCTGTGGCGAGAGGGCGAACTTCTTGATCTGTCGAAAGATGGGCGCTTATCACAGTATATGAGCGGCCAGACTCATAGAGGACAGGTTTTCTCCGACAGCAAGAGCAAGGATCTCTACGATCTGAGAATACAGTTAGGTCTCCGCTGCAACATGCATTGCCGTTATTGCGCGCAGTCGGATCGAGCTTTAGAGAAGGTGTGCTGGGGGCCCAAGGACGTACCCGCGTTCATCGCAAAACTCAAGGCCGGCAACGTCAATGTGACTGGCGTCATCGAACTCTGGGGTGGAGAGCCTTTTGTTTATTGGAAGACTATTAAAAATCTTGTCCCTCAGTTGCGCGAAATGTATCCCAACGTCCGGTTTGCCATGATCACAAATGGGACGCTTCTAACTGAAGACAAGATTTCATTCTGCGAGAAATATCGTATTGATCTTACATTTAGCCATGATGGACAGGGCTATCAGCTCCGCGGTGCGGATCCCCTGGACGATCCAAAAATGGTTGATCTGTGGAGGCTTGCGTTCTCAAAACTTCGCTGCAACATCAATTGCGTTCTATCCCCGGCAAATACAGATATAGAGCAGATCATTGAACACATTCATTCCCGACTCGGGGCTGTGCCTATCAACTTCGAAGGCATCATGACCCATGTAGGAGTGACAGATAAAGAATTGATGTTCTCAGACAAGCAGTTGCTCACGCTCCAAAAAAACATTTTTACAGCAA
This window encodes:
- a CDS encoding radical SAM/SPASM domain-containing protein, which encodes MKLRLNVRERDGSRHGWEYDNVTNELWREGELLDLSKDGRLSQYMSGQTHRGQVFSDSKSKDLYDLRIQLGLRCNMHCRYCAQSDRALEKVCWGPKDVPAFIAKLKAGNVNVTGVIELWGGEPFVYWKTIKNLVPQLREMYPNVRFAMITNGTLLTEDKISFCEKYRIDLTFSHDGQGYQLRGADPLDDPKMVDLWRLAFSKLRCNINCVLSPANTDIEQIIEHIHSRLGAVPINFEGIMTHVGVTDKELMFSDKQLLTLQKNIFTAMTSGPWAKFPALEQQCRSLIQMLVNRKRLNPRAVKCCMHSPDNAAVNLNGDVLSCHDHCTPDKFVGRIEDLEGVDISRCFKPWSERPECRRCLVLSMCRGACPQIEGLARTLTCKNEFAYKFAIFQSVFWLLFGLTLESYAPAEG